A window of Scophthalmus maximus strain ysfricsl-2021 chromosome 10, ASM2237912v1, whole genome shotgun sequence contains these coding sequences:
- the rpp25l gene encoding ribonuclease P protein subunit p25-like protein isoform X1, producing the protein MSVFSSLPLARTKMENYSKARTLERPSLCPFPGLAPDTPKVRVKDGSKIRHLLRYALSRMEAKPGVADEAGRQEAASRPLCRQIVFTASAKGVSKAITCAEIVKRRVKGLHQLTRLLYGTAVEVWEPLEPGAGLDSLTVSRNVPAIWILLSLEPLDCSQPGYQAPGRYDALWAQSANREEEAAGGSGVTGQRPGFRRKRGRGGGKGPGRHTGRSRDAEK; encoded by the exons ATGTCCGTATTCAGCTCACTTCCGTTAGCGCGAACCAAG ATGGAGAACTACAGTAAAGCTCGGACGCTGGAGCGGCCGTCGCTCTGTCCGTTCCCGGGCCTCGCCCCCGACACGCCCAAGGTCCGGGTCAAAGACGGTAGCAAGATCCGCCACCTGCTGCGCTATGCCCTGAGCCGCATGGAGGCCAAACCCGGAGTGGCCGACGAGGCGGGCCGCCAGGAGGCTGCGAGTCGCCCGCTCTGCAGACAGATAGTCTTCACCGCGAGTGCCAAGGGCGTGTCCAAGGCCATCACTTGTGCCGAGATCGTGAAGCGGCGCGTGAAGGGGCTCCACCAGCTCACCAGGTTGCTGTACGGCACCGCGGTGGAGGTGTGGGAGCCGCTGGAGCCCGGCGCCGGCCTCGACAGCCTCACCGTCAGCAGGAACGTGCCCGCCATCTGgatcctcctctccctggagCCGCTGGACTGCAGCCAGCCCGGGTACCAGGCGCCGGGTCGGTACGACGCCCTGTGGGCCCAGTCCGccaacagggaggaggaggctgcgggggggtcaggggtcacggGACAGAGACCAGGAttcaggagaaagagaggaagaggaggagggaaggggccCGGTCGTCACACTGGACGATCCAGAGACGCGGAGAAATGA
- the rpp25l gene encoding ribonuclease P protein subunit p25-like protein isoform X2, giving the protein MENYSKARTLERPSLCPFPGLAPDTPKVRVKDGSKIRHLLRYALSRMEAKPGVADEAGRQEAASRPLCRQIVFTASAKGVSKAITCAEIVKRRVKGLHQLTRLLYGTAVEVWEPLEPGAGLDSLTVSRNVPAIWILLSLEPLDCSQPGYQAPGRYDALWAQSANREEEAAGGSGVTGQRPGFRRKRGRGGGKGPGRHTGRSRDAEK; this is encoded by the coding sequence ATGGAGAACTACAGTAAAGCTCGGACGCTGGAGCGGCCGTCGCTCTGTCCGTTCCCGGGCCTCGCCCCCGACACGCCCAAGGTCCGGGTCAAAGACGGTAGCAAGATCCGCCACCTGCTGCGCTATGCCCTGAGCCGCATGGAGGCCAAACCCGGAGTGGCCGACGAGGCGGGCCGCCAGGAGGCTGCGAGTCGCCCGCTCTGCAGACAGATAGTCTTCACCGCGAGTGCCAAGGGCGTGTCCAAGGCCATCACTTGTGCCGAGATCGTGAAGCGGCGCGTGAAGGGGCTCCACCAGCTCACCAGGTTGCTGTACGGCACCGCGGTGGAGGTGTGGGAGCCGCTGGAGCCCGGCGCCGGCCTCGACAGCCTCACCGTCAGCAGGAACGTGCCCGCCATCTGgatcctcctctccctggagCCGCTGGACTGCAGCCAGCCCGGGTACCAGGCGCCGGGTCGGTACGACGCCCTGTGGGCCCAGTCCGccaacagggaggaggaggctgcgggggggtcaggggtcacggGACAGAGACCAGGAttcaggagaaagagaggaagaggaggagggaaggggccCGGTCGTCACACTGGACGATCCAGAGACGCGGAGAAATGA
- the LOC118284905 gene encoding gamma-aminobutyric acid type B receptor subunit 2 — MERSGRSLLLLCWLTVSLVTAQVRHPLPVLWMMPVGSGSGSGRENLTAGVTAAVTLALKDLTTRAAPLGNYEIQLQLLDSQCDPAQSLKALFDAMWAGPKYLMVFGGVCPSVTSLIARSLPALNLVQVSFDAPPPGPANRKWYGNLFSTMPSDRAVNQAAVKLLQRHKWTRVGIVTQETPRLLQMKKDLMRQLLKADVQTVSTESLSDDVCSSVKTLKDRDVRIIIGQFEEDSASEVFCCAYRLNLFGARYQWIVVDGGTGGWRPGRPVSDCTADSVLTAADGSIRLQIRPLGKKTTAGVSGRTPQSYQEAYLGQLVQDRSQPRPLHAFAYDAVWVAASALGRVTEAAKHRERYDTQRNVTLSEEEELKLLLEAVKNTQLEGVTGPVFFRNGERMSTTELIQLQGSSGVLVGEFSSASQQLRLRNHLLKFRGPGPARDQNLLRLQRRHVNLLQYGIVSSAAALTIVITLIVLFIVLHRKHWLLKSSGGSQDELLLLGLLLSSSSVLLSAPDGASVSDRTFEILCSARLWTLSAGQTLSAAVLLIRTWTAYFLCCVRQKLRRSRQPTHCLLLGMLLLEALVLTTWQILDPLRRVVLQHRAESDPSDPDVVLQPFSDHCSSSNVELWLRVVCGYRGPLLGLGCFLAWNIRSTQVGHVSGQRLALSVFAVTAFGASGATASLLTSHNPPVHFCLSGALVLGCNVCVLNSQFGPTILHVSLNGSETQPPSEVEEEEEEEDEQLTRSNLLLKSRTSQLDVEIETITTQLLESEMRTNIAEVRSVSWLDEDLRVCADDRSSGRKRPHDVNSPELMWRRLSVQLPILHLSYLPAIGGVKSSSSSLFGSRDAFIHHHEASVTTRRSCPPDDTHLEPGDC; from the exons ATGGAGCGGAGTGGacgctcgctgctgctgctctgctggctGACGGTCAGCCTGGTGACGGCTCAGGTCCGCCACCCGCTGCCGGTGCTGTGGATGATGCCGGTTGGCtcggggtcggggtcggggAGGGAGAACCTGACGGCCGGCGTGACTGCAGCCGTCACACTGGCTCTGAAGGACCTGACGACACGAGCAGCGCCGCTGGGGAACTATGAGATCcaactgcagctgctggacTCACAG TGTGATCCTGCGCAATCGCTCAAAGCTCTGTTTGATGCCATGTGGGCGGGGCCGAAGTACCTGATGGTGTTTGGAGGAGTGTGTCCATCCGTGACGTCACTCATCGCTCGCTCTCTGCCAGCTCTCAACCTGGTGCAG GTGTCGTTTGATGCCCCGCCCCCTGGCCCGGCCAACAGGAAGTGGTACGGGAACTTGTTCAGCACGATGCCGTCCGACCGAGCTGTGAACCAGGCCGCGGTCAAACTGCTGCAGCGCCACAAGTGGACCAGAGTCGGCATTGTCACGCAGGAGACGCCCAGACTGTTGCAG ATGAAGAAGGATCTGATGCGACAGCTGCTGAAGGCCGACGTCCAGACAGTTTCCACAGAAAGTCTCTCTGACGACGTCTGCAGCAGCGTGAAGACGCTGAAG GATCGTGACGTGCGGATCATCATCGGACAGTTTGAAGAAGATTCAGCCTCTGAGGTTTTCTGCTGT GCGTACCGGTTGAACCTGTTCGGAGCTCGGTACCAGTGGATCGTTGTTGATGGAGGAACCGGCGGCTGGAGGCCGGGGCGGCCGGTCTCTGACTGTACGGCCGACAGCGTCCTGACGGCCGCAGACGGATCCATCAGGCTGCAGATCAGACCGCTCGGGAAGAAAACCACAGCGGGAGTCTCCGGACGG ACTCCTCAGAGCTACCAGGAGGCCTACCTCGGACAGCTGGTCCAGGACCGGTcacagccccgccccctccacgcCTTCGCCTACGACGCTGTCTGGGTCGCCGCCTCCGCCCTGGGTCGCGTGACGGAGGCGGCGAAGCACCGGGAGAGGTACGACACTCAGAGGAACGTGACGctcagcgaggaggaggagctgaagctgctgctggaggccgtGAAGAACACGCAGCTGGAAGGTGTCACG ggACCAGTTTTCTTTCGTAACGGGGAGAGAATGTCGACGACGGAGCTGATCCAGCTTCAAG gcaGCAGTGGTGTGTTGGTGGGTGAGTTCAGTTCAGCCAGTCAACAGCTGCGACTGCGGAACCACCTGCTGAAGTTCAGAG GTCCGGGGCCAGCCAGAGATCAGAATCTGCTGCGTCTGCAGCGACGACACGTGAACCTTCTTCAGTACGGCATCGTGTCCTCGGCTGCAGCTCTGACCATCGTCATCACGCTGATCGtcctcttcatcgtcctccACCGCAAACACTG GCTGCTGAAGTCGAGCGGCGGATCCCaggatgagctgctgctgctgggcctcctgctctcgtcctcctccgtcctgcTCTCTGCTCCAGACGGAGCCTCTGTGTCTGACAGGACGTTTGAGATTCTCTGCTCG GCGCGTCTGTGGACTCTGTCTGCGGGTCAGACTCTGAGCGCCGCGGTGCTGCTCATCAGAACGTGGACTGCGTACTTTCTCTGCTGCGTCAGACAGAAG CTCCGGCGGAGTCGTCAGCCGACGCACTGCCTCCTGCTCGGGATGCTCCTGCTGGAGGCGTTGGTTTTAACCACCTGGCAGATCCTGGACCCCCTCAGACGGGTGGTGCTGCAGCATCGCGCAGAG TCGGACCCGTCGGACCCGGACGTCGTGCTTCAGCCGTTCTCTgatcactgcagcagcagcaacgtggAGCTGTGGCTCAGGGTCGTCTGTGGCTACAGaggccccctgctg GGTCTTGGATGTTTCCTGGCCTGGAACATCAGGTCCACGCAGGTTGGCCATGTCAGCGGTCAACGTCTGGCGCTGAGCGTGTTCGCTGTGACGGCATTCGGGGCGTCCGGAGCGACGGCGTCACTACTGACGTCCCACAATCCTCCCGTTCACTTCTGTCTGAGCGGCGCCCTCGTCCTCGGCTGTAACGTCTGCGTCCTGAACTCGCAGTTCGGACCGACG ATTCTACACGTGTCGCTGAACGGCAGCGAGACGCAGCCGCCgtcagaggtggaggaggaggaggaggaggaagacgagcagcTTACCAGGTCCAACCTGCTGCTAAAGAGCCGAACTTCGCAG CTCGATGTAGAGATAGAAACCATCACCACGCAGCTGTTGGAGTCCGAGATGAGAACAAACATCG CTGAGGTCAGATCTGTGAGTTGGTTAGATGAGGATCTGAGAGTCTGTGCTGACGACAGAAGCTCCGGGAGGAAACGTCCACATGACGTCAACTCTCCTGAACT CATGTGGCGGCGTCTGTCCGTGCAGTTGCCGATCCTCCATCTCTCCTACCTGCCAGCTATCGGCGGCGTCAAGTCCAGCAGCTCCAGTCTGTTTGGCAGCCGGGACGCCTTCATCCACCACCACGAGGCCTCTGTGACCACGAGAAGGTCCTGTCCACCCGACGACACGCACCTGGAGCCAGGTGACTGCTGA